Proteins from one Alysiella filiformis genomic window:
- the cdd gene encoding cytidine deaminase, with product MKLQSYFSHQDVLAFQAAHANHSDDLIDLAFSLLVNGIEQAVVPVSHFKVGACAIDDEGNFYFGANQECSHAAMGQTVHAEQSAIAHAWARGAKRITDIVVNYTPCGHCRQFLNELRGAEDLQIHLPHSRNNLLSQYLPDSFGPKDLDMTVRFLDAQNHGFSLPENGAQDDAVFQAALRELNRSYAPYSQAYAGVALRVESGEIFAGGYAENAAYNPTLPPLQVALNLLRLSGFHENQVREAVLICTEHGGHAAHTQALWSALSSVPLRILTLK from the coding sequence ATGAAATTACAGAGTTATTTTTCTCATCAAGATGTTTTGGCTTTTCAGGCTGCCCACGCCAACCATTCAGATGATTTGATTGATTTGGCATTTTCGTTATTGGTCAATGGGATAGAGCAAGCGGTTGTGCCTGTTTCGCATTTTAAAGTGGGCGCGTGCGCGATTGATGATGAGGGCAACTTCTATTTTGGCGCAAACCAAGAATGCAGCCACGCGGCAATGGGGCAAACCGTCCATGCCGAACAAAGTGCGATTGCCCATGCTTGGGCGCGTGGCGCAAAACGCATTACCGATATTGTGGTCAATTACACGCCTTGCGGACATTGTCGCCAATTTTTGAATGAATTGCGCGGTGCGGAAGATTTGCAAATCCACCTGCCCCACAGCCGCAACAATCTGTTGAGCCAATATTTGCCCGATAGCTTTGGTCCCAAAGATTTGGACATGACGGTGCGATTTTTGGACGCGCAAAATCACGGTTTCAGCCTGCCTGAAAATGGGGCGCAAGATGATGCGGTTTTTCAGGCAGCTTTGCGCGAATTGAACCGCAGCTACGCGCCTTATTCCCAAGCCTATGCGGGCGTGGCGTTGCGCGTTGAATCGGGCGAGATTTTTGCAGGCGGCTATGCCGAAAACGCGGCATACAACCCCACTTTGCCGCCTTTGCAAGTGGCATTGAATCTGTTGCGATTGAGCGGCTTTCACGAAAATCAAGTGCGCGAGGCGGTGTTGATTTGCACCGAACATGGCGGACACGCGGCACACACACAGGCATTGTGGTCGGCATTGTCGTCTGTGCCATTGCGGATTTTGACGTTGAAATGA
- the deoD gene encoding purine-nucleoside phosphorylase, translated as MATPHISAPAGAFAQTVLMPGDPLRAKYIAETFLENAEQVTAVRNMFGYTGTYKGKRISIMGHGMGIPSCSIYAKELITEYGVKNIIRVGSCGAVLDDVHVRDVVIGLGASTDSKVNRIRFRDHDFAATADFGIVQALVQAAAQHGIAAKVGNLFSSDLFYHPDTQMTETLRKYGILGVEMEAAGIYGVAAEFGAKAATICTVSDHIVREEYTSAEERQLTFNDMIQIALDAAITL; from the coding sequence ATGGCAACCCCACACATTTCCGCCCCTGCTGGCGCATTTGCCCAAACCGTTTTGATGCCTGGCGACCCACTTCGCGCCAAATACATTGCCGAAACCTTTTTGGAAAACGCCGAGCAAGTAACAGCCGTACGCAATATGTTTGGCTACACAGGCACTTACAAAGGCAAACGCATTTCCATTATGGGACACGGCATGGGCATTCCCTCCTGCTCCATTTACGCCAAAGAATTGATTACCGAATACGGTGTGAAAAACATCATTCGCGTAGGCTCATGTGGCGCGGTGTTGGACGATGTGCATGTGCGCGATGTGGTCATCGGCTTGGGCGCAAGCACCGACAGCAAAGTCAATCGCATTCGTTTCCGCGACCACGATTTTGCCGCCACAGCCGATTTTGGCATTGTGCAGGCTTTGGTTCAGGCAGCCGCGCAACACGGCATTGCCGCCAAAGTGGGCAACTTGTTTTCCAGCGATTTGTTCTACCACCCCGACACGCAAATGACGGAAACCTTACGCAAATATGGCATTTTGGGCGTGGAAATGGAAGCCGCAGGCATTTACGGTGTGGCAGCCGAATTTGGCGCAAAAGCCGCAACCATTTGCACCGTGTCCGACCACATTGTGCGCGAAGAATACACCAGCGCAGAAGAACGTCAATTAACGTTTAACGACATGATTCAAATTGCTTTGGACGCAGCGATAACATTGTGA
- a CDS encoding HI_0552 family protein, producing the protein MLTPTHCDLFKQPFFQFAQLKQYCPERIEPLKSAYKNAWQDWRDEIVQAACELGEPFAPPHIERWCNGWQVRAHFFAYFKYAQYENSAAILSLILNRKRLTVSLDWHAYRANRSAYSLAQYNQWLDILDTPTWGNFDIWHGNDDEYADYPQLATLPENALNLRDPNDFFCIGKHLERDDLAKHNSLEFIVATIKQLLPLYEQIHIQAA; encoded by the coding sequence ATGCTTACACCCACACATTGCGATTTATTCAAGCAACCCTTTTTCCAATTTGCCCAATTAAAACAATACTGCCCCGAACGCATAGAACCCCTAAAATCCGCCTACAAAAACGCATGGCAAGATTGGCGCGATGAGATTGTTCAGGCAGCCTGCGAATTGGGCGAACCCTTCGCACCGCCACACATTGAACGCTGGTGCAATGGCTGGCAAGTTCGCGCCCATTTTTTCGCCTATTTCAAATACGCCCAATATGAAAATTCGGCAGCGATTTTATCATTGATTTTAAACAGAAAACGTTTGACCGTCTCGTTGGATTGGCACGCGTATCGCGCCAACCGTTCGGCATACAGTTTGGCGCAATACAATCAATGGCTTGATATTTTAGACACACCCACTTGGGGCAATTTTGACATTTGGCATGGCAATGATGATGAATATGCCGATTATCCGCAACTCGCCACGCTGCCTGAAAACGCCTTGAATTTGCGCGACCCAAACGATTTTTTCTGTATCGGCAAACATTTGGAACGCGATGATTTGGCAAAGCACAATAGCCTTGAATTTATTGTGGCAACGATAAAGCAATTACTGCCTTTGTATGAACAAATTCACATTCAGGCAGCCTGA
- the acnD gene encoding Fe/S-dependent 2-methylisocitrate dehydratase AcnD, translating into MNPNQIYKKPLPNSDLHYFDAKQAIEDIQAGAYDKLPYTSRILAENLVNRADNVDLPTLQSWLRQLIENKQELDFPWYPARVVCHDILGQTALVDLAGLRDAIAEKGGDPSKVNPVVQTQLIVDHSLAVECGGDDPNAFAKNREIEDRRNEDRFHFINWTKTAFENVDVIPAGNGIMHQINLEKMSPVIQVKNGMAFPDTCVGTDSHTPHVDALGVISVGVGGLEAECVMLGLPSMLRTPDIVGVELTGKRQPTITATDIVLALTEFLRKERVVGAFVEFFGKGASSLSIGDRATISNMTPEFGATAAMFSIDEQTIDYLRLTGRDDEQVKLVENYAKTAGLWSGSLKNAVYPRVLQFDLSSVTRNMAGPSNPHARFATADLAAKGLAQPYETPTDGKMPDGAVIIAAITSCTNTSNPRNVVAAALLARNANRLGLKKKDWVKTSFAPGSKVAELYLKEAGLLPEMEKLGFGIVAFACTTCNGMSGALRPEIQQEIIDRDLYATAVLSGNRNFDGRIHPYAKQAFLASPPLVVAYAIAGSIRFDIEKDVLGVAEDGREIRLKDIFPSDEEIDEIVAKFVKPEQFRQIYEPMFAANDTEKSPSPLYAWREKSTYIRRPPYWEGALAGERTLRGMRPLAILPDNITTDHLSPSNAILPNSAAGEYLAKMGLPEEDFNSYATHRGDHLTAQRATFANPKLFNEMVKNPDGTTQQGSLARVEPDGKVMRMWEAIETYMNRKQPLIIIAGADYGQGSSRDWAAKGVRLAGVEAIVAEGFERIHRTNLIGMGVLPLQFKEGVNRHTLQLDGTETFDVIGKREARCDLTLVIHRSNGETVEVPVTCRLDTAEEVLIYEAGGVLQRFAQDFLEGKVA; encoded by the coding sequence ATGAATCCAAATCAAATCTACAAAAAACCCTTACCCAACAGTGATTTGCATTATTTTGATGCAAAACAAGCGATTGAAGACATTCAGGCAGGCGCATACGACAAATTGCCCTACACCAGTCGCATTTTGGCGGAAAATTTGGTCAATCGTGCCGACAATGTGGATTTGCCCACTTTGCAATCTTGGTTGCGCCAATTAATTGAAAATAAGCAAGAATTGGATTTTCCATGGTATCCCGCGCGCGTGGTTTGCCACGATATTTTGGGGCAAACCGCGCTGGTGGATTTGGCAGGTTTGCGCGATGCCATTGCCGAAAAAGGCGGCGACCCCAGCAAAGTCAATCCAGTTGTGCAAACCCAGTTGATTGTGGACCATTCGCTTGCGGTGGAATGCGGTGGCGATGACCCCAACGCCTTCGCCAAAAACCGCGAAATTGAAGACCGCCGCAACGAAGACCGTTTCCATTTCATCAACTGGACAAAAACCGCCTTTGAAAACGTGGACGTAATCCCCGCAGGCAACGGCATCATGCACCAAATCAATTTGGAAAAAATGTCGCCCGTGATTCAAGTGAAAAATGGCATGGCGTTCCCCGACACTTGTGTGGGTACGGATTCGCACACCCCCCATGTGGACGCGCTGGGCGTGATTTCCGTGGGCGTGGGCGGTTTGGAAGCGGAATGCGTGATGTTGGGCTTGCCGTCCATGTTGCGTACGCCTGATATTGTGGGCGTGGAATTGACAGGCAAACGCCAACCCACCATCACCGCCACCGATATTGTGTTGGCTTTAACCGAATTTTTGCGTAAAGAGCGCGTGGTGGGCGCGTTTGTGGAATTTTTTGGCAAAGGCGCAAGCAGTTTGTCCATTGGCGACCGCGCCACCATTTCCAATATGACCCCCGAATTTGGCGCAACCGCCGCCATGTTTTCCATTGATGAACAAACCATTGATTATTTGCGATTAACTGGGCGCGATGACGAACAAGTCAAATTGGTGGAAAACTACGCCAAAACCGCAGGATTGTGGTCAGGCAGCCTGAAAAATGCCGTTTATCCGCGCGTGTTGCAATTTGATTTGTCCAGCGTAACACGCAATATGGCGGGCCCGAGCAACCCACACGCCCGCTTTGCCACCGCCGACTTGGCAGCCAAAGGCTTGGCGCAACCCTACGAAACCCCAACAGACGGCAAAATGCCCGATGGCGCAGTCATCATTGCCGCGATTACCTCTTGCACGAACACCTCCAATCCGCGCAATGTGGTGGCGGCAGCATTGTTGGCACGAAACGCCAACCGTTTGGGTTTAAAGAAAAAAGATTGGGTCAAAACCTCATTTGCCCCTGGTTCAAAAGTGGCAGAATTGTATTTAAAAGAAGCAGGTTTGCTGCCTGAAATGGAAAAATTGGGCTTTGGCATCGTTGCCTTTGCCTGCACCACTTGCAACGGCATGAGCGGTGCATTGCGCCCTGAAATTCAACAAGAAATCATTGACCGCGATTTGTACGCCACCGCCGTGTTGTCGGGCAACCGCAATTTTGACGGACGCATTCACCCCTACGCCAAACAAGCGTTTTTGGCAAGTCCGCCATTGGTGGTGGCGTATGCGATTGCAGGCAGCATTCGTTTTGACATTGAAAAAGACGTGTTGGGCGTGGCAGAAGACGGACGCGAAATCCGCTTAAAAGACATTTTCCCCAGCGATGAAGAAATTGACGAAATCGTGGCAAAATTTGTGAAACCCGAACAGTTTAGACAAATTTACGAACCCATGTTTGCCGCCAACGACACCGAAAAATCGCCATCACCCCTGTACGCATGGCGCGAAAAATCCACCTACATTCGCCGTCCGCCCTATTGGGAAGGCGCGTTGGCAGGCGAACGCACTTTACGCGGCATGCGCCCCTTGGCGATTTTGCCCGACAACATCACCACCGACCATTTGTCGCCTTCTAACGCGATTTTGCCCAACAGCGCGGCAGGCGAATATTTGGCAAAAATGGGTTTGCCCGAAGAAGACTTCAATTCCTACGCGACCCATCGTGGCGACCATTTGACCGCCCAACGCGCCACCTTTGCCAATCCCAAACTGTTCAACGAAATGGTCAAAAACCCAGATGGCACAACCCAGCAAGGCTCTTTGGCGCGTGTGGAACCAGACGGCAAAGTGATGCGTATGTGGGAAGCGATTGAAACCTATATGAATCGCAAACAACCACTTATCATCATTGCGGGCGCGGATTATGGGCAAGGTTCCAGCCGTGACTGGGCGGCAAAAGGCGTGCGTTTGGCAGGTGTGGAAGCGATTGTGGCGGAAGGATTTGAGCGCATTCATCGCACCAATTTGATTGGCATGGGCGTGTTGCCATTGCAATTCAAAGAGGGTGTAAACCGCCACACTTTGCAACTGGACGGCACGGAAACCTTTGATGTGATTGGCAAACGTGAGGCGCGTTGCGATTTGACTTTGGTCATTCATCGCTCAAATGGGGAAACGGTGGAAGTGCCTGTTACCTGTCGTTTGGATACGGCAGAGGAGGTGCTGATTTATGAGGCAGGTGGCGTGCTGCAACGTTTCGCGCAGGATTTTTTGGAGGGGAAAGTGGCTTGA
- a CDS encoding type II toxin-antitoxin system VapC family toxin has translation MYLIDTNIIIYHLANMPQAVYFLDNHRNQLAISTITVAEVLSFPMNDETLATMHRFLEDNFTWLDVSRDIVLKTAEIRRQKKTKTPDALIAATALQHGLILVSRNEKDFKHLPLKLINPMGN, from the coding sequence ATGTATCTCATTGACACCAATATCATTATTTATCATTTGGCAAATATGCCCCAAGCCGTGTATTTTTTGGACAATCATCGCAATCAACTTGCCATTTCCACCATTACCGTTGCCGAAGTTTTGTCCTTTCCCATGAATGATGAGACTTTGGCAACCATGCACCGCTTTTTGGAAGACAATTTCACTTGGCTGGACGTAAGCCGCGACATCGTTTTAAAAACCGCCGAAATTCGCCGCCAAAAGAAAACCAAAACACCCGATGCACTGATTGCCGCCACCGCTTTGCAACACGGTTTGATTTTGGTCAGCCGCAACGAAAAAGATTTTAAACATTTGCCATTAAAACTGATTAATCCAATGGGAAATTAA
- a CDS encoding EamA family transporter yields the protein MTLKDRLLIAAVVGVWGVNFFFMRIALDELPPMVLGAWRFVCVLFPAVFVIKKPPVAWKWLILYGLTINFGQFALMFTALSWGFPTGLAALMIQAQVFFTVLIAGVMLREPVLAHHLWGMGTAAMGLVLIGVGHYQGSLPIVAMLPVLGAAVSWACGNIIVKKIGAVQPLALVVWGSWAALVAFALTAVAMYGADGVANAVRGISVKGLIGVLFLAYVSSMVGYTAWGALLSRYPAGKVTPFALLVPVVALLVGYLLLNERLGLWNWGGMALVMGGLVCHVFGGKWFGRK from the coding sequence ATGACTTTAAAAGACCGATTGCTGATTGCTGCTGTGGTGGGCGTGTGGGGCGTGAATTTCTTTTTTATGCGGATTGCGCTGGACGAATTACCGCCTATGGTATTGGGGGCATGGCGTTTTGTGTGCGTGTTGTTTCCTGCGGTTTTTGTGATTAAAAAACCGCCTGTTGCATGGAAATGGCTGATTTTATACGGATTAACGATTAATTTTGGGCAATTTGCCTTGATGTTTACCGCATTGAGTTGGGGTTTTCCGACTGGTTTGGCGGCATTGATGATACAGGCGCAGGTGTTTTTTACCGTGCTGATTGCAGGCGTGATGTTGCGCGAACCCGTGTTGGCACACCATTTGTGGGGCATGGGAACGGCGGCGATGGGTTTGGTGTTGATTGGCGTGGGGCATTATCAGGGCAGTTTGCCGATAGTGGCGATGTTGCCTGTGCTGGGGGCGGCGGTTTCGTGGGCGTGTGGCAACATTATTGTGAAGAAAATTGGCGCGGTACAACCGTTGGCATTGGTGGTGTGGGGCAGTTGGGCGGCGTTGGTGGCGTTTGCACTGACGGCGGTGGCGATGTATGGCGCGGACGGTGTGGCGAATGCGGTGCGCGGTATCAGCGTTAAGGGATTGATTGGCGTGCTATTTTTGGCGTATGTGTCCAGTATGGTGGGCTATACGGCTTGGGGGGCGTTGTTGTCGCGTTATCCTGCTGGCAAGGTTACACCGTTTGCGTTGTTGGTGCCTGTGGTGGCGTTGTTGGTGGGTTATCTGCTTTTAAATGAAAGACTTGGGCTGTGGAATTGGGGTGGTATGGCTTTGGTAATGGGGGGATTGGTGTGCCATGTGTTTGGGGGGAAATGGTTTGGGCGGAAGTAA
- a CDS encoding 5-carboxymethyl-2-hydroxymuconate Delta-isomerase, protein MPHLLVEYANNIALPLDETLNALHETLVQSGQFDPQDIKIRAQSHADYRVGGTKASGFVHLTLHLMAGRKAEIKAELSQNLAQTIAAKLPEYTPTGTQITVQMQDIERESYHKIIL, encoded by the coding sequence ATGCCTCATTTGCTTGTAGAATACGCCAACAACATCGCTTTGCCCCTTGACGAAACGCTCAACGCCTTGCACGAAACCCTTGTTCAGAGCGGACAATTTGACCCACAAGACATCAAAATCCGCGCCCAATCCCATGCCGATTACCGCGTGGGCGGCACAAAAGCAAGCGGTTTTGTGCATTTGACTTTGCATTTGATGGCGGGGCGCAAGGCAGAAATCAAAGCCGAATTAAGCCAAAATCTTGCCCAAACCATTGCCGCCAAGCTGCCTGAATACACGCCCACAGGCACACAAATTACCGTGCAAATGCAAGATATTGAACGAGAAAGTTACCACAAAATCATTTTGTAA